A single region of the Microlunatus panaciterrae genome encodes:
- a CDS encoding NERD domain-containing protein: MQPAAEDQLSSRRAGQEAIDQLMRVHALDRPRGWLGRTFGASPLGSDSSSWYKGVLGEIAVGEQLAQLGPEWRVLHSIPVGRGDSDIDHVIIGPPGVFTLNTKNHSGQAVWVAGRSFLVAGKKQRHLFNAAHEAARAAKLLSAAVGASVEVTGMIVVVRPARLTIRDKPVDVLVVTDSRLLRSLRRRRTCLNADQVCRIASVAERWDTWRSTPQRERARADQAEFEALHTQVIEARRRRLIWATVLMTLVVAAAVVMITRLGIAALLPG, encoded by the coding sequence GTGCAGCCAGCAGCCGAAGATCAATTGAGCAGCCGTCGAGCTGGCCAGGAGGCCATCGACCAGCTGATGCGGGTACACGCCCTCGACCGGCCCCGCGGCTGGCTCGGGCGGACGTTCGGAGCATCGCCGCTCGGCAGCGACAGCTCCTCCTGGTACAAGGGTGTGCTGGGTGAGATCGCCGTCGGTGAACAGCTGGCGCAGCTTGGCCCGGAATGGAGGGTGCTGCACTCGATCCCGGTCGGCCGTGGCGACTCCGACATCGACCACGTGATCATCGGACCGCCGGGTGTCTTCACCTTGAACACGAAGAACCACTCCGGACAAGCCGTCTGGGTGGCCGGCCGGTCCTTCCTGGTGGCTGGGAAGAAACAGCGTCATCTGTTCAATGCGGCGCACGAGGCGGCGAGGGCTGCGAAGCTCCTGTCGGCCGCGGTCGGCGCCTCGGTCGAGGTCACCGGGATGATCGTGGTCGTCCGACCCGCGCGCCTCACGATCCGCGATAAGCCCGTGGATGTCCTGGTCGTCACCGACTCCCGGCTGTTGCGTAGCCTCCGACGACGCAGGACCTGCCTGAACGCCGACCAGGTGTGCCGGATCGCCTCGGTGGCGGAACGCTGGGACACCTGGCGCTCCACGCCTCAGCGGGAGAGAGCCCGCGCTGACCAGGCGGAGTTCGAGGCCCTACACACACAGGTCATCGAGGCGCGCCGGAGGAGGTTGATATGGGCGACGGTCCTGATGACCCTGGTGGTGGCCGCTGCTGTGGTCATGATCACGCGCCTGGGGATCGCTGCGCTGCTGCCAGGTTGA
- a CDS encoding aldo/keto reductase: MTTLDYATPAVALNSGASMPLLGFGTWQIEDSEVGEATRFALEAGYRHIDTATGYGNEAGIGKALAEAGLPRDDIFVTTKMPPDNVGRERQTLEESLSKLGLDQVDLWLVHWPPNKQATPEAWEEFVKAQQDGLARSIGVSNYSLDQIDELIKATGVAPAVNQIKWGPSLFDATIVDGLKDRGVVLEGYSPFRASNLEDPTLVSIAESHDATTAQVIVAWHVKHEFVVIPKSTHQERIVANAAGARIELSADEVSAIDGLSEVS, translated from the coding sequence ATGACTACTTTGGACTACGCCACACCCGCGGTTGCGCTGAACAGTGGAGCCTCGATGCCGCTGCTGGGATTCGGGACCTGGCAGATCGAGGACTCCGAGGTCGGCGAGGCCACCCGCTTCGCGCTCGAGGCGGGCTACCGACACATCGACACCGCCACCGGCTATGGCAACGAGGCCGGGATCGGCAAGGCACTTGCTGAGGCTGGACTGCCTCGCGACGACATCTTCGTCACCACCAAGATGCCGCCCGACAACGTGGGCCGTGAACGCCAGACCTTGGAGGAGAGCCTGAGCAAGCTCGGCCTCGACCAGGTCGACCTGTGGCTCGTGCACTGGCCGCCGAACAAGCAGGCCACGCCGGAAGCGTGGGAAGAGTTCGTCAAGGCCCAGCAGGATGGCCTGGCCCGGTCGATCGGGGTGAGCAACTACTCCCTGGACCAGATCGATGAGCTGATCAAGGCCACCGGGGTCGCGCCCGCGGTGAACCAGATCAAGTGGGGTCCGTCGCTCTTCGACGCCACGATCGTCGACGGGCTCAAGGACCGCGGTGTCGTGCTTGAGGGCTACAGCCCCTTCCGGGCGAGCAACCTCGAGGACCCGACGCTCGTATCGATCGCCGAGTCCCACGACGCCACCACGGCTCAGGTGATCGTCGCCTGGCACGTCAAGCATGAGTTCGTTGTCATCCCGAAGTCGACCCACCAGGAGCGCATCGTCGCCAATGCGGCTGGGGCACGGATCGAGCTGAGCGCCGACGAGGTGTCCGCCATCGACGGACTCAGCGAAGTCAGCTGA